A genomic region of Chionomys nivalis chromosome 12, mChiNiv1.1, whole genome shotgun sequence contains the following coding sequences:
- the Egr3 gene encoding early growth response protein 3 isoform X3 has product MEPCAAWSPRGGRENVMDIGLTNEKPNPELSYSGSFQPAPGNKTVTYLGKFAFDSPSNWCQDNIISLMSAGILGVPPASGALSTQTSTASMVQPPQGDVEAMYPALPPYSNCGDLYSEPVSFHDPQGNPGLAYSPQDYQSAKPPALDSNLFPMIPDYNLYHHPNDMGSIPEHKPFQGMDPIRVNPPPITPLETIKAFKDKQIHPGFGSLPQPPLTLKPIRPRKYPNRPSKTPLHERPHACPAEGCDRRFSRSDELTRHLRIHTGHKPFQCRICMRSFSRSDHLTTHIRTHTGEKPFACEFCGRKFARSDERKRHAKIHLKQKEKKSEKGGAPSASSAPTVSLAPVVTTCA; this is encoded by the exons ATGGAGCCATGTGCGGCGTGGAGTCCCCGCGGTGGGAGAG AGAATGTGATGGACATCGGTCTGACCAACGAGAAGCCCAATCCGGAACTCTCTTATTCGGGCTCTTTCCAGCCAGCTCCCGGCAACAAGACCGTGACCTACTTGGGAAAGTTCGCTTTCGACTCTCCTTCCAACTGGTGCCAGGACAACATCATTAGCCTCATGAGCGCCGGCATCTTGGGGGTGCCCCCGGCCTCAGGGGCACTCAGTACGCAGACGTCCACGGCTAGCATGGTGCAGCCTCCGCAGGGCGACGTGGAAGCCATGTATCCGGCTCTACCCCCCTATTCCAACTGCGGTGATCTCTATTCGGAGCCCGTGTCTTTCCACGACCCCCAGGGTAACCCTGGGCTCGCCTATTCTCCCCAGGATTACCAATCGGCCAAGCCGCCGGCCTTGGACAGCAATCTTTTCCCCATGATTCCTGACTACAACCTGTACCACCACCCCAACGACATGGGCTCCATTCCGGAACACAAGCCCTTCCAGGGCATGGACCCCATCCGGGTCAACCCACCCCCTATTACCCCTCTGGAGACCATCAAGGCCTTCAAAGACAAGCAGATTCACCCGGGCTTCGGCAGCCTGCCCCAGCCGCCACTCACTCTCAAGCCCATCCGACCCCGCAAGTACCCCAATCGGCCTAGCAAGACCCCGCTCCACGAGCGGCCCCACGCGTGCCCCGCAGAGGGCTGTGACCGCCGCTTCAGCCGCTCGGACGAGCTGACCCGGCACCTGCGCATCCACACGGGCCACAAGCCCTTCCAGTGTCGGATCTGCATGCGGAGCTTCAGCCGCAGCGACCACCTCACCACTCACATCCGCACGCACACCGGGGAGAAGCCCTTCGCGTGCGAGTTCTGTGGGCGCAAGTTTGCGCGCAGCGACGAGCGCAAGCGCCACGCCAAGATCCACCTCAAGCAAAAGGAGAAGAAGTCAGAGAAAGGGGGTGCGCCCTCTGCATCCTCGGCGCCCACCGTGTCCTTGGCCCCTGTGGTCACTACTTGCGCCTGA
- the Egr3 gene encoding early growth response protein 3 isoform X1: MDIGLTNEKPNPELSYSGSFQPAPGNKTVTYLGKFAFDSPSNWCQDNIISLMSAGILGVPPASGALSTQTSTASMVQPPQGDVEAMYPALPPYSNCGDLYSEPVSFHDPQGNPGLAYSPQDYQSAKPPALDSNLFPMIPDYNLYHHPNDMGSIPEHKPFQGMDPIRVNPPPITPLETIKAFKDKQIHPGFGSLPQPPLTLKPIRPRKYPNRPSKTPLHERPHACPAEGCDRRFSRSDELTRHLRIHTGHKPFQCRICMRSFSRSDHLTTHIRTHTGEKPFACEFCGRKFARSDERKRHAKIHLKQKEKKSEKGGAPSASSAPTVSLAPVVTTCA; this comes from the coding sequence ATGGACATCGGTCTGACCAACGAGAAGCCCAATCCGGAACTCTCTTATTCGGGCTCTTTCCAGCCAGCTCCCGGCAACAAGACCGTGACCTACTTGGGAAAGTTCGCTTTCGACTCTCCTTCCAACTGGTGCCAGGACAACATCATTAGCCTCATGAGCGCCGGCATCTTGGGGGTGCCCCCGGCCTCAGGGGCACTCAGTACGCAGACGTCCACGGCTAGCATGGTGCAGCCTCCGCAGGGCGACGTGGAAGCCATGTATCCGGCTCTACCCCCCTATTCCAACTGCGGTGATCTCTATTCGGAGCCCGTGTCTTTCCACGACCCCCAGGGTAACCCTGGGCTCGCCTATTCTCCCCAGGATTACCAATCGGCCAAGCCGCCGGCCTTGGACAGCAATCTTTTCCCCATGATTCCTGACTACAACCTGTACCACCACCCCAACGACATGGGCTCCATTCCGGAACACAAGCCCTTCCAGGGCATGGACCCCATCCGGGTCAACCCACCCCCTATTACCCCTCTGGAGACCATCAAGGCCTTCAAAGACAAGCAGATTCACCCGGGCTTCGGCAGCCTGCCCCAGCCGCCACTCACTCTCAAGCCCATCCGACCCCGCAAGTACCCCAATCGGCCTAGCAAGACCCCGCTCCACGAGCGGCCCCACGCGTGCCCCGCAGAGGGCTGTGACCGCCGCTTCAGCCGCTCGGACGAGCTGACCCGGCACCTGCGCATCCACACGGGCCACAAGCCCTTCCAGTGTCGGATCTGCATGCGGAGCTTCAGCCGCAGCGACCACCTCACCACTCACATCCGCACGCACACCGGGGAGAAGCCCTTCGCGTGCGAGTTCTGTGGGCGCAAGTTTGCGCGCAGCGACGAGCGCAAGCGCCACGCCAAGATCCACCTCAAGCAAAAGGAGAAGAAGTCAGAGAAAGGGGGTGCGCCCTCTGCATCCTCGGCGCCCACCGTGTCCTTGGCCCCTGTGGTCACTACTTGCGCCTGA
- the Egr3 gene encoding early growth response protein 3 isoform X2, with translation MTGKLAEKLPVTMSSLLNQLPDNLYPEEIPSALNLFSGSSDSVAHYNQMATENVMDIGLTNEKPNPELSYSGSFQPAPGNKTVTYLGKFAFDSPSNWCQDNIISLMSAGILGVPPASGALSTQTSTASMVQPPQGDVEAMYPALPPYSNCGDLYSEPVSFHDPQGNPGLAYSPQDYQSAKPPALDSNLFPMIPDYNLYHHPNDMGSIPEHKPFQGMDPIRVNPPPITPLETIKAFKDKQIHPGFGSLPQPPLTLKPIRPRKYPNRPSKTPLHERPHACPAEGCDRRFSRSDELTRHLRIHTGHKPFQCRICMRSFSRSDHLTTHIRTHTGEKPFACEFCGRKFARSDERKRHAKIHLKQKEKKSEKGGAPSASSAPTVSLAPVVTTCA, from the exons ATGACCGGCAAACTCGCCGAGAAGCTGCCGGTGACCATGAGCAGTTTGCTAAACCAATTGCCTGACAATCTGTACCCCGAGGAGATCCCCAGCGCGCTCAACCTCTTCTCCGGCAGCAGCGACTCAGTAGCCCATTACAATCAGATGGCTACAG AGAATGTGATGGACATCGGTCTGACCAACGAGAAGCCCAATCCGGAACTCTCTTATTCGGGCTCTTTCCAGCCAGCTCCCGGCAACAAGACCGTGACCTACTTGGGAAAGTTCGCTTTCGACTCTCCTTCCAACTGGTGCCAGGACAACATCATTAGCCTCATGAGCGCCGGCATCTTGGGGGTGCCCCCGGCCTCAGGGGCACTCAGTACGCAGACGTCCACGGCTAGCATGGTGCAGCCTCCGCAGGGCGACGTGGAAGCCATGTATCCGGCTCTACCCCCCTATTCCAACTGCGGTGATCTCTATTCGGAGCCCGTGTCTTTCCACGACCCCCAGGGTAACCCTGGGCTCGCCTATTCTCCCCAGGATTACCAATCGGCCAAGCCGCCGGCCTTGGACAGCAATCTTTTCCCCATGATTCCTGACTACAACCTGTACCACCACCCCAACGACATGGGCTCCATTCCGGAACACAAGCCCTTCCAGGGCATGGACCCCATCCGGGTCAACCCACCCCCTATTACCCCTCTGGAGACCATCAAGGCCTTCAAAGACAAGCAGATTCACCCGGGCTTCGGCAGCCTGCCCCAGCCGCCACTCACTCTCAAGCCCATCCGACCCCGCAAGTACCCCAATCGGCCTAGCAAGACCCCGCTCCACGAGCGGCCCCACGCGTGCCCCGCAGAGGGCTGTGACCGCCGCTTCAGCCGCTCGGACGAGCTGACCCGGCACCTGCGCATCCACACGGGCCACAAGCCCTTCCAGTGTCGGATCTGCATGCGGAGCTTCAGCCGCAGCGACCACCTCACCACTCACATCCGCACGCACACCGGGGAGAAGCCCTTCGCGTGCGAGTTCTGTGGGCGCAAGTTTGCGCGCAGCGACGAGCGCAAGCGCCACGCCAAGATCCACCTCAAGCAAAAGGAGAAGAAGTCAGAGAAAGGGGGTGCGCCCTCTGCATCCTCGGCGCCCACCGTGTCCTTGGCCCCTGTGGTCACTACTTGCGCCTGA